The genomic segment CACGCTTTCTATATATAAAACTCACAGTGTGGCAGTTAAAGGAACCTATGAGAGAATTCTGACCCCATATTGAACCAAATAAAGCTGCTGTCTCTGGCATTCAGATAAACACTTTAGCTTAATTAGATTTGTCGGCTATTCACATTTTAACTACATTCTCATGGTGAGAAAAGACTATCACAGAACAATTGAGCCCAAAATtaagcagagaaaaaaaacattttacacttGAATAAGTACCAAGATTACATTGATAGGTTTTCCATTCATATAATTGCAGGTACTTTTGCTGttcacacatacatgcatCTGAGTAACTGGATTAGTtacattcatttgcatttacaaAATGATTACCTAGTGACTGTACACCGTGTGGAGTAAAGTGTTAAGACATGTCTTAATCAGTCTGGGATTGTACTAGTTAATCTCTTAAATCCTAATTCTTCATTTTAACAGGACATATTGAATAATTCTCTTTCCTGAAgctccaaaatgttcaaattggTCTTCCAGTTTTAGCTCCTATCAAACTAATAACCAGGTGCTCTTATTCAGTTTTCTCAAACGTTTACAATAATCAAGAGTTTTGGCTCTTTACTGACATGAAAATAATTCTCTCCTGTGTTCTTCATGCTCTCTACTTAGTGTATAGCACACAGGAGTATTGAAACATTTAGGCAAATCTTTATATTGGAAAtgagtttttcaaaaatatgtgtgtacataataaaaaattctTAAATTAGGCATTATTGTGAGACCCATGTCAGAATAAACTGCTGCAGGTCATTGAAGTGTTGTAAAATACTGCAGAGAAAAAATGTCCTCAAAGTGACCCTCCTTGGTGATAAGAAAAAAGGGGCCAGCTGAGTGCTTTTCCATGTCCAGCAGAAGTTCCATGAAGTTACTTGAAGCTTGACAGATTCGAATTTAAACCTTTGACCTCAGCATGGTGCCTGCTGGCCTGTGATAATGAACGCACCagattatttttacattttatccTACATTCTCAACAGCCTCGTGTCTTTTGGGCAAAAGGAGGTCCAGTGGACTGCAATGCAGCGTTGTATTTTGCGGTTCACTTGGCTCCTTTTCCCACAGGATATCCATAGTTAACTCGACATGATGCTGTAATCAGCATAGTTTGCAGTTTAAAAGTCACTGAGTTTCAAGGGCATTACTGCCGTAGGAGGATATGAACTACTCTACTCCGTAAACACGACAGCGTTCTAAGTTTTCAACGTAATGGCTTATTGAGGTCTTGAAGAGAGTAGATTTCAGAACAGAAAaatacttaccgtattttccgcactgtaaggcgcacctaaaaacctccaattttctcaaaagccgacagtgcgccttataatcaggtgcgccttatatatggaccaatattgagccactacagcaggcgtgtccaaagtccggctcgcgggccaaatgtatatatcttatagatggacaaagttttaaaatgggccattcattgaaggtgcgccttataatccggtgcgccttatatgtggacaaagttttaaaatgggccattcattgaaggtgcgccttataatccggtgtgatttatagtgcggaaaatacggtacctttttttttttataaccgGAACTTGAaaagatgtttaaaaaatggaaacaaaaagcCCCCCAAAATGTGCAAGTGTTCCAATATGTGTGGAATTGGGAAATTATAACTATGCAAGTAAACACTCAAGCAATAATAGATTGATTTTATTCATTGCAATATTTGGCAACACGTATCCCCTCTACATTCATCTATTCTCCCAAGTAAAGTGTTTGATTCACAAGTAATCCATGAATGCACAGGACACACTGGGCACGTGTTAAATATAggatatatatgtatataggAAATATATGTTCCTATGTATGTGAATATTTTATGAAGTAAAGTAAAACTGGAAGAAAGCACATGCAATTAGCTAATCTAAAGCTTATCTAACATGATGTCTGTGCATATCACAGAGGAAAAGGCCTTACTTAAAATGGCGCGACCTATTTCCATCCAGATACACAGGctatttttcttccctctAGCTTTCATCTGACATTTCCACACGGTCAGCTGATCATTTCCTGTCCATCCATTTGTATTTCACAGCAACTCAGCTAATTCCTATGCAACTCTGCATTTCAGCATTACATTTCAGAAACACCCTGCACTAACTTTAACATTAACATCTCGGGcggccagccaatcgcagggcccCCTAAAAATAACCAGTGACTCCCTAATGGTCTCATTAGATTATGCACATTTCCCTTAAATTGTGTCTGATAAATATTTCCTATTTCTGGAAAGAATTTGTATAGCTACATTACCCATTCACTATAAGGCCCTGGTGGCACTGAATTGATTAATTAAGAACTGCAGTTTTATggtgaaataaataacattggttcttctttgttgacattttatgtcTTCAGACTGCAGCAGCTTTAAATCAATATCTGGAGATTGCTCTCAAGAGTAGATCGGATGATAGAGGGAACTGACCTCTGAGGAGTAGATTCACATTCTGATTGGACTTGCCTGGAACTGATCGTTTATTGTTTATCTATTGTTTATTACCCGTGAAAAATATAGCTGTAACAGATAAcgtggtttgtttgtttgtattggTTTGTGAGTGTTTCTCCGAGGGAAACAACCCCAGGGCTTCGACAGACTCAATAAAGGCAAAGAAGAAACATCTTGACAGTCTGTTATTAAGTGGGATTGGTTTGCTGCTGGCTTGTTATACAGACTCCAAATTTAGCATTACACTAACCATTCAACGTCACAGAGAAAATAGACTACACAGTAAAATCATACTCTTAAATTTAGCTAAATTGCCCCACAAGTAAAGTAACACCTCCTGGGCCGCTATTCCGCTGTCACaaagttgaaatgaaatgtactAAGTTTGAATTTTTGTATCCAGTTACAACATCAATAACAatctattttaaataaaataagataaaataaaCGTCACTTATGATTTATTGTCCAGTCACATGATTCGAAGAACTACAACAAAGGCTATATTTTACTGTTGTTCTTATTGGCTGAACATTCAAATTCACCACACTCGGTATTTTAGGCAGATAAggatgcatttattttcaaggCAACACCCACAAGAGAGTGTTGGGCTTTGGACAgtttcagatttatttttgaagcTCGTTTGTTGTCCTTATAATTATAGTTAGTTTGACAAATTGGTCCAAATTTTGGGTCTTGATGATTCAGACAGTAGTTGATTGGTGTCTCCAAACATGGGAAATAATATAACCatcattattttcattgtacTATTACAGGAAGGCAGCAGTTTTGTCCCTTAGTCACTCCATGAATAAAAGACAAGGAgaaaaaaccaaaatgaagGACACAATCGAGCACTGTGATTACAAGTGATGCTAAAATGTAATTATCATACCCCCAATTCCTCTTTTTCCAGAGTGCTCATCTGGCAATGATTGACTCTCTGATGATGGCATACTCAGTGGACACTCTGAGTGTGGAGAAGGTGATGGCCAGCATTCGCCAGTATTCATCAAACtatgaagaagaggaaataCCTTATGACACAGAAGATGTGGTCACCACCTGGATCAACAAGGTTAGTGACAGACAGTAGTACTTTAACTTGTcgatatgcaaaaaaaaaagcatctacAATCCAGAGATCTAAAATACACAGACGAGTAGGGGAGTCATTTTAAACTATTGAGGTTGATGGCAGTCCACAACTGCACACTTTACAATGGTGGTCGAATTTTAACTtgcatttgtaattttagtgatgatcaaaatgaaaaacaaaaatgcattaaaaagcattttcaacTGAATATATAATTGAAACATTTGTAAATTATTGTATCCGTTTTTTTATTCGAGTTTTACACAATTTTCTTATTTCATCAGAATTGGAGTTTACCATACTGCTGATATGACTTCTTCTAGGCTAACACttcatttgattattatttgtgcACTGTTTGAAATGTCTGTTCAAAATTTCTACTAGATGTCATTAGGTTGTGTGTTGTACAGTTGGCCAGTGACTGTATATTCAGACTATGACTATTATTAGTGCAGAAATGTGACCTAATTATTATTAGTGCTTTCACTAGCAAAGCAAAAGTTGATCCTGCTTACACTCCATTTTAGATTAACGAGTATTTGAAAGACACTGTGGCtcaggaggagaagaaaaagaaggagaCACAAAATGCAGAAACTGCAGAAACTCCTCGGGTGAGTTTAACTCCTTTCTCAGCAGAAACATGCAGAATTCGTTTGACTGACAGCCCGAGACAAGCTACCCAAATCCACTTTATGAATTTAAGTCCTTGACATCTGTGTTACTCGGCTATCTGGAAGCGGCTTCCTCGAAACCTAAGCCATTAAACTCCAGCTTTCATCGAAGGAATCACAAAAAGTTTAAATCTTTGCAAGAATCCCTCACTAAATGTGGGCCTTAACCAGAAAATCTGAAAATCTTGTTTAATTAGTTTCTTTGCGTGAAGCCGCTAATGTCCAGCCTGCAGTCTCAATCTGTGGTGATTTTATCAACAGTCATTACAATTGCCATAAGGCAGAATGctcaatttgtgtgtgtgtgcgtttttttccacaccGTTTGTAATAAATTGTTAACTGAACCACTCATTCCGATATTTGGAGCTTTCAAAATACCCCAGTGAAGGCTTTCTTACGACCTTATGCTGCTCTATATAGCGTAGAAAAGTCGCACTGTCCAGTCCTGTTCCTGCAGATTTCACAGTTTGATGCTGATGTGACCGGTCAGAGTGCAGAGGCAGCACATCATGCCCATACTGACCTCACATTATTTCATCATGACTTCTTTCAAACTCCAAAGCATGCAATCTAAGTTGAAGTCTAAAAGCACACCAGCATCATTTTAATGAAACGTTAAGAAGTTTGACtcccttgattttttttgctcaacaCAAGCCACTTTTTaatgcacaggtgtcaaactcaaggcccggggaccagatacggcccgccacatcattttatgtgttcCGCGAAGAATTCGTGTCgtaactagaattgcaaattgtcttcacttttaatatatatatttttttaatatttgactagtttttactcgtctgatttgaaaacgagttatttgtcagtttgttttgtagcttttactgtatataatatgaggtgctcatacatttatttgggttgacagtcataatggccctccgaaagaagctatgactacgatgcggcctgcgaaaaaaattagtttgacacccctgttttaATGTCATTGACTTAAAAACGTAAAATTGTTCCATCTGGAGACCGAAACGTGTCCaccatgcgtgtgtgtgttcatgcagAGAAGGCTGATGAGAACATAACCTCAATGTTAGAGGATAATGGAAAACACACCTTAAGatacttttgtgtgtgttcatttgaCTTCTATTCAGGGGAGCTTGACAAATATTAATTTCCCAAATCCTCCATCTCGTGTCACGCGCCCCTTCTTCCAGAAAATCTGCTACCCCCCTCCTACCACCACATGTCCATTTTGGACTCTGAGAGCCGTGTATGCAAGGTCATTTTTAGCTGCCTGCCGTATGGGAAAAAATAACAGCCCGGTTTCTCTTCCACTTAcaaattttctttgtaattgTGCTTCATTTGCCATGATGTGAAAGCTTTGTAGTCAAACCTGATTAACAGTGTTTCTTCTTTGAAGACATCAAACCTCAGTTGGTGACTTCTATTACCATTTAGAAACCTACGACTTTAATCACATCAGGAGAAACCAATAAAGTGACCTTTCCTCCACTCtgattcattttgtatttaaatgcCCACACAAAAAGCGTTCACAGTTCACAGTTACTTCTGAATAAGgcataataacaaaaataacaaatttatGCAAGGAAAATCATTAATTATGTAGATTGCTAAACCAGAACTAAActataacatttattttaattttggctAATtcccatgtttattttttgtctttaaatgcttttttttccccatcagaTCAATAAACATGCCtaacatgcaaatgaaaacacactcTTGTTTAACCTTGAgccatgtctttttttcaaatgcagaTGTGCATCATATATTCAATAATTACTGTGTGGACAGATTCTTTACACTGTTTCATATCTGTGTTCTTGCAACTCTTGTCTGTGCTTGCCAATCATGTTGTTGACTAATCTCACTAACAggttattttctttgttgttgctgtttgcCTTTTGCTACTGCAGTCTCCAACCAAGTGGTACATGAAGCTTGTGCCTGTAAGTCAACCCATCAATGCTAATTCTGTCCTTCATCGCACCATTCATGACCCTCACTACCACCACCTTGTGTTTTTGCCACAGTAGTTTTTAAACCACAGGAAAACAAACCAGGACCAAGAACAAGGCCATTCATCATAAAATATGCTTGACTGGTAGcccaaaacagcaaaaaaaaaaaaaaaaaaaatgctctacTACTACTCACTGCTAAAGTAGAAATCATTACACCGACTAGATTTGTGCACGAATGTAAAGATGGTGTTAGGTTCACGTTACCCTTTTATGGTGGAAAAACCGttatgtacatgtgtgacaattacaataaagatctattctatcaCATCTGATGTCACTGTCCATAATCATAGGTTTACCACGTTACTGCACCCATTTGGTTTGACCCCTTGTGTAAAACCTCCAACAAAGGTTCAGACGATAGTCTCATTCTGGCAGTACTTGGCAGGAAATGAATGTCCTTGTAGACTTTCCGTGGCTACATTGGCACATGGAACACTCTCTGTCATGCCTCAGGCTGCTCCCTCTGTCCAAACACAACTGAGATATTGATAATGCATTATGTGTTGCATTGTATTCTAGTGGGTATGCCCACAGTGTTATCACTATTAATGAGTCATAcctcatacaaaaaaaagaaggaaagaaatcGTTAATGATGCTTCTCTTCAAATTACTCCCTACAATTGCATTTTTCCATTATCCTCATTTGAGCAAAttatttgaattgatttgattgttcaaaagcaaaaatgaggcACCTCAGCTTGCAGGGCTACATCATAGTGTGCTCAATATTGTGACTTTGTTTATGGTGTTCAGGCCCGCTACAGGAAGGAGCAGAGCAGCAGCCAGGTGATGCCCTGGATCCCCCCAGTGGACAACTTACTGAAGGACAGCATCGATGGATCGGCACTGGGTGCTCTGCTCCACTTCTACTGCCCCCAGCTGCTGCCTCTCAGTGGTAAGAGTTGTTTTGCAGCATAATGACACTAATTCATTCAAAGATTTTAAGAGCAAAATCCCAATTCCAAAAGTTAGAGATGTCAAACTATATTTTCCTCACTTGCACTTGATTTGGCACATCTCTGTAAGGTAATAAGCcaataaaaatgatgttttaAAAACTCACTTTTTGAAGTAGAAAATCCAAAGTTTCAGATTCATTGTATGTATTTTGGACAAGTGCTTAACTTGTGCGTTTTCAGTCCACACAATGTTTGATGAATGGGAATTGATTAAGCAATGGTGCCTTTCCTGTTGTAGACAATAGAGTGTGACGTTACAAAATCACATCAGCTGTCAATGTGTGATGATGACTTCAAAATCAGGCACATTTacacagcaacacaaaagaaacaatcagtgaacattgttttcttttcaaatgcgTTAACACGGGTCTCCGCCCACTTAATCATTGATCATTCAGTCGTTATCCACCAACACTTAAATAGCCTTACATTTCCCAAGCAGAGGAAACCCGAACACGCCATTTGTGATCACATCCAGTAGTAATATTGCAAATTCACCAAAAGGGATCCAAGCACAAGCAGGCTGATGGCTCCCTCCGTGTTCCCAGATGTGTGTCTGAAGCAGAACATGACGCTGGCGGATCGTCTCTACAACTTGCAGCTCGTTCAAAATTTCTGTAGTGACAACTTGGAAGGCTGCTGCCACTTCAGTTTGGAGGATATGCTCTATGCTCCGTCCAGCCTCAAGGTACTCCTCAACTAAAAACTGTAATATAATATTGTCATATATGGACCAAAATAGAATATGtatcacacacaaaatagagaAATCTAATTTAAAGCCAAGATAATTAAAAGTATCACCACACACTATGCCAGAAAACTAATGATGTTAAATTTAATTATGTCAGTTGGAAAATTTCAGCATTTTGTTGACACAGATTAAACGAGAGAAAAAAGACCCACCAGGGCATGGCTGTCTTGAGAGCATCGGTGTGGCTCAAACTGCATAAAAGCCGGATAAATTAAATTCGGTAACCTTGACCCAGTTTCCCCTGCAGTCACACCCGCAGTAGCAGTGTGTCACACTAACACAGACCTTATTATAGACATGCAGTCGAGACATGGTGTTGATATGGAGGCAAACGTTTAGTTTTTCTATATTACTGCTTGATACCTTTTCCAAAATTACAGTTAACTTAAGAGATGATTCTTCagattttacaaatatttggtatcaaatgatttaatttttggTCATTAAAACCTATCCTCACAGAATAATCAACTGTGTTAACAATTTTGTTCTAATTTAGTCAATTTTAACTTTGCATGTAGCATGACGTTATTCTTGATGGCCTACGTTGTTCTTATTGGACTTTGGTTCACTGCATGTGGCAATGCATGGTTGAGAGAAATGTTGCTGATGAATCAGGTACCTTGAGAGCTGAGCTGTGCAGCATTGTCTTTGTCAGCAGACCACAGAAGGTGGATGGGGGGTGAACATGTTTCCTCAAGGTCGTTCTCGTCATGCTGTTCTGGTTTTTACGTGTGTGCCAACATGTTCACCGCCAAAACTCCCTACTAGATTAATGATCAAACCTAATCTCGggaaattgtttattttactgtatatgaCTATTTAACTAAATATATGATCAGTTGTAAATATTGATAATGGactaaatgaatggaaatattcgtaaaaatatgttgttgttttttttttttttttagttagttTCTTTgaataatcataaaaataacGATGGTGGGCCATAGTCACAATATCTTCATTTTAGCTCTGGACCAACACTATCAAATCAGATAAAATTTTATTCATAtcacacattttattcataCTGTGAGCCAGCATCACATGCAGGTGATTGagagcggaaaaaaaaatagctgacCTCTATTGTATAAATTAGGTTAATGCCATAATCTCACCGGTAGCTACTGTTGACATAATTATGTGTAAATGTAAATTGAGCTTTTCGTAACGTGTCACACTCCATGTTTGTGGCTCTTGCTAACAGGAATTAAAGGTGCAATGATTAATCAACGACTAATCAATGTTTAAATTCatcagcaattttttttgataatcaataaatcatcaaatagtggattattatattatagcGCTCTCGGTCGTGTTCGATGTGGGTGTGCAACAGCCATTTCAATGTATGCTCTAATGTTTATCTAATTTGATTCGTCCCACAGAACAACTACTTGGCATTCATGGCAGAGCTCTTTTGGTGGTTTGAGGAGGTCAAGCCTGATTTTGTGAAGCCAAACATTTTGGACAATGAAGCCCCAGGTCAGTCATATATGATTTCACATTACTAGTAAAAAGCTGTAAGATGCATTTGTATCCAGAatacaagcaattaaaaataagtcaacaaaattttgggatttttttcccccagagcTCTCATCCTTGTTGAAGAATATCCCAGCTGTCCCAATCTCTAAAGCGACCAAGAGGAGTTTCATGGAAAGATCCCCAAGTCCTGAAAGACCAAGGTATAGTATTTTAGTACAAATTGATAAAGCTTTTGTTGCATAGAAATGCATTCCGTGATTGACCACATCCAttgctaataataatacaaccTTCATGTGATATTGCTCTCTTTTTAGTTTGCCTCTGCGACCCCAGCCTAGAAATTCAGGTAtctacttttgttttgaactctCGTATGACTATATACATACCATGAATATATCGATTTGAAATGGTATCTATTAGAGATAGTCTTTCGCACACAGAAgagtaaataacaaaatgaaagcattttGTATGTTGCTTGTGTCATCCAGGTGAGATGAAGAAATCAACCTCCATGTCCTTTGTTGATAGCAACCTTGGTACTTGGCCCAAAGAGAAACGGTCAGTATGGCATATTACCAAAAagtttttgaaataattcatttcaaatgtaatatCTATTATCCCTCAATACATTTCCTCAATCTGTTTCCTTAGGTCTGGACCTTATGGAGTATCTTTTGACATTCCCTTGGACAAAGAGGAAGCTGCATCTTCATCTCATACTGCCACACGTGGCATGGTCAGGTCGGTCAGCACCGACGACGGTTCTGGTTTTAAAGTCCACCACCTTCCTCGAGGGATGAAGCGGAACCTTTCCTTCCAACCAGTCAATGGCACGAGCATTGGCATAGAGGAGGAAGGCTGCCCCGACAGTCTAGCTGGTATGGAACCTGAAAGGCGTACCTACGCTAGCGGATCTAGTATGACAACTCCCTCCATAGAAGAGGCCCTTCAGATTATTCACAGTCCAAGTAGGCCCCCCGTGGAAGGAATCAACCATGGCTTCTTCCTGCATGGTCCGGAAATTGGAACTGGCCACGGTAGCTTGGAGCCGCTGTCGGAGTTGGACTCCAAAGATCGTTTGAGCCTGACAGACACCACAGAGGTTGACACTGGCATCCACATTCATACAGACGATATGCTGGATGAAGATTCATCACTGAAAGACTGCTCTGTCAACATGGACCTTGATATGGATACACCCAGCCCTTGCCCAAGCAGTCAGAGCAAATCTCCCTCAGCATTTAGGACTATCAACTTTGCTGAacagaagatgaagaagatcACTCCACCAGCACCAGACTCAGGACGCGAGAGCAGCAGCTCCCTTAAAACAACTCCAGAGGGTTCGGATTTTGGTTTGCCGCTATCGGTTTCATGGGCCCCAACTCCAGAACACAGTCCCGTCCGTCAACAAATGCCAAAGGCACCTGCAAAAGTCGTCCAGCTTCCACACAATGACCCCGCTCAGGTCATGGCAACCGAAATGGTTGAGCTGAGGATGCGCTTGGAGGAGAAACGGAAAGCTATCGAagcgcagaaaaaaaaagtagaagcaGCTTTCACGAGGCACCGACAAAAGGTGGGTCACTCTGCTTTCCTCAATGTGGTGAAGCGTAAAGGGGACGGAGCTGCGAGTGGAACAGATGAAGGAGGGAAGTTTAAGGGCGAAGTCAAGTCGATAAGTCCCACCTTGAGGTGTGGTCGAAGCAGCGCAGACACACCTGATGGTGCGGAGCAAAGCAGCACAAGCTCCTGTTGGCAAAGGTCGCCCGGTCGAGACGAAGAGGGTGGTCAAGGGCACACCCCGCTAACCGAGGCGGATCTTGCCGAGTATACGCGATCCATTGAGAAGCTCAATCATTCTTTAGCCTTCCTCCAGACTGAGATGCAGAGGCTAGCTCAGCAGCAGGAAGTCATCATGGCCATGAGGGAGCAGCAACATCAGCAGGCTTGGGTCATCCCTCAGTCTCGTGCCACGCCTTTGCCGCAAAAATACGGAAAAGGCGGCAATGTCACTCGATCCTCAGGACCCTCTTCTCCGGTGGACTCGCCTTGCTCGGCCCACCGTTCTCCAACCAGCATCAAGCGCAAATCGGCCTCCTTCCACTCACGCAATCCTCGCACCGCTCGCCCTAATGAGCTCAAGTTGGCCCCTTACAACCGCATCCTCACAGCTCCCCAGTCTGTGGATAGTATCCCAAGGCTGCGCCGTTTTTCCCCCCGTCTCCCCACAGATAGCTCTTTTGTTTACATGGGTGAGACGCCAGCCAACAAGGAGACAGACACAGATAAAGACCTCAGTGGTGTCTGCGGATCTCCTCCCAGCTCACCCAAACAAGAGCAAACACAAATAGACTCAAATACAAAAATCCACGAGGAAGCTCTCAGCCAACCAAACACCACTGATAAGGAAAAAGTAGATCTCAAACCTACACAGTCGTCATTTGCTGAGATTCTGGCCCACCCGGTGGTTGAGACCTTCACGGTGACCCCTACGGAGATCCCCACGTTGCCTGAAGTCAAGGGCAACCTGATTGAGGTTCCCTTATCAGTTGTGAAGTCGTTGAATGACCTGACGCTTGACGACGGCTCGGAAATGGAAGGCCAGGAGGATGAACAAAAGATTCGTCGCGGCTTCTTCTTCAAGGTCAGTTCTCATTTCACACGGTGATTGTCACAGTTTGGCCTCCAGATAACCCAACAAGCTCAAAATCTTGTTACACATTACTACGTAATTTTTACATGATGGTATGAATGATTCAGCAAAGATGAGGGCGACCGCATCTTCCTGTTTATAGTTTGTGAGGACTGCTTGCCAGCTGCAGTGTGAGCTGCGATGTGGGTCACAGAAGTGGGTCTGATGTGAATAATTCAGGCACCACTGCAAAGACATGCACTCGTAGAGAAGCTGCATGAGGGTTAGTAATAAGTGAtcacaccaaacaaaaaaaggaaccaAAATCAAACTACCTTTGGTGATTGTGCGTTTCCGCTAATGTCTGACAAGAATTTAAAGCccaaatttattttgcaatgAGGGCTGCCCTCCTATTGACAGATTGCATCATGAATTTTCAAGGACCTGTGCAGTGTGTGACTTGACCTTGTCTCATACTAATTGTGTCAGGAGGATGGAAAGGCAGAGGAGAACATGGCTCAGAGGAGGGCGGCTCTGCTGGagaagaggatgaggagggagAAAGAGAGCCAGCAGAGGAGGATGCAGCAGGAGGTGGACCAAGAGCAAAAGAAAGAGGAGGCTCGGTATtttaattctgtttaaaatcaacttttctttttttattcaataaaatgatttctGAATATTTAGGGCACTTTTCTGGACACTTTGTGTTACGCCGACTTTTTCCTATATAAAAATTCCTGTTTTGTTAGTTTCATGTTTATGTTGCCTTGACTGTGTTTATGTGAATCAACTATTTCAAAAGGTGCTTTATAAACAAAGCTCATTATTATGTTTATATAAAGAAGCAGATTTGTAACAGGGCAGTTAAATTCATCTGAGTGAACCAACATATTATGtaatgcacacaaaaatatttggataGAACATTATCTATTCCATTGAATCATTTTCCATTGTTTGCCCAGTTTGAAAGCGGAGGAGGAGCGTATCCGAAAGGAAGAAGACAAAGCCAGGAAGGAGTTCATCAAGCAGGAGTATCTTAGGAGGAAGCAGCTGAAACTGATGGAAGACATGGACACGGTCATTAAACCCCGACCCTCTGCCGGCGCTAAACAAAGACGAAGTCGACCCAAGTCAGTCCGTCGCGACAGCATTGACTCCCCAAAAACTCCGGTCAGAGCCGCGACAGGTAACCGCAGAGTCAACACATTATGACCCATTTGTCAATTCCCAAtctttatatctttatgtacATGTATGTAAAAATTTGTAATGTATTCATTGATTCTTTATTGCCAATGATGTTTTAATTACGATTCATTTTAGACTGCATTGCTATGGACAAGCCTCCAGTGTCCTGTCGCTGTAACTGTCATGCTGTGCCCCATCTCCAATGTCTCATATTTAGGTTTCCAACAATTTCTCTTTTCAGTCTCCAGTTTGTCCCTGGCATCCCTTAACTTGGGAGACGGCGAGAGTGTAGACTCAGGGAAGAGAGTGCAAAGGTAAGATCGGACGTGCATATGTAAGTGCTGATGCGACCTTGATTTTATCAA from the Syngnathus acus chromosome 4, fSynAcu1.2, whole genome shotgun sequence genome contains:
- the camsap2a gene encoding calmodulin-regulated spectrin-associated protein 2a isoform X2, with amino-acid sequence MGEVQDLNNAKKVFVAPSIKSFEHYDFSRAKICCSLSWLLSKSYRRDNIPTDMKEPFYTDQYEQEHLKPPVASLLLSADIYCRAANLILKNDPAEPLLGHDAVLQALAQRGLFVTDHNRVVTEKDLQKRPLQMSAHLAMIDSLMMAYSVDTLSVEKVMASIRQYSSNYEEEEIPYDTEDVVTTWINKINEYLKDTVAQEEKKKKETQNAETAETPRARYRKEQSSSQVMPWIPPVDNLLKDSIDGSALGALLHFYCPQLLPLSDVCLKQNMTLADRLYNLQLVQNFCSDNLEGCCHFSLEDMLYAPSSLKNNYLAFMAELFWWFEEVKPDFVKPNILDNEAPELSSLLKNIPAVPISKATKRSFMERSPSPERPSLPLRPQPRNSGEMKKSTSMSFVDSNLGTWPKEKRSGPYGVSFDIPLDKEEAASSSHTATRGMVRSVSTDDGSGFKVHHLPRGMKRNLSFQPVNGTSIGIEEEGCPDSLAGMEPERRTYASGSSMTTPSIEEALQIIHSPSRPPVEGINHGFFLHGPEIGTGHGSLEPLSELDSKDRLSLTDTTEVDTGIHIHTDDMLDEDSSLKDCSVNMDLDMDTPSPCPSSQSKSPSAFRTINFAEQKMKKITPPAPDSGRESSSSLKTTPEGSDFGLPLSVSWAPTPEHSPVRQQMPKAPAKVVQLPHNDPAQVMATEMVELRMRLEEKRKAIEAQKKKVEAAFTRHRQKVGHSAFLNVVKRKGDGAASGTDEGGKFKGEVKSISPTLRCGRSSADTPDGAEQSSTSSCWQRSPGRDEEGGQGHTPLTEADLAEYTRSIEKLNHSLAFLQTEMQRLAQQQEVIMAMREQQHQQAWVIPQSRATPLPQKYGKGGNVTRSSGPSSPVDSPCSAHRSPTSIKRKSASFHSRNPRTARPNELKLAPYNRILTAPQSVDSIPRLRRFSPRLPTDSSFVYMGETPANKETDTDKDLSGVCGSPPSSPKQEQTQIDSNTKIHEEALSQPNTTDKEKVDLKPTQSSFAEILAHPVVETFTVTPTEIPTLPEVKGNLIEVPLSVVKSLNDLTLDDGSEMEGQEDEQKIRRGFFFKEDGKAEENMAQRRAALLEKRMRREKESQQRRMQQEVDQEQKKEEARLKAEEERIRKEEDKARKEFIKQEYLRRKQLKLMEDMDTVIKPRPSAGAKQRRSRPKSVRRDSIDSPKTPVRAATVSSLSLASLNLGDGESVDSGKRVQRPDSADRFLSPSRTSSKNGEKDWENGSTTSSVTSTTEYTGPKLYKEPSAKSNKHIIQNALAHCCLAGKVNEGQKNKILEEMEKSEANNFLVLFRDAGCQFRSLYTYFPDTEEINKLTGIGPKNITRKMIDGLYKYNSDKKQFSQIPAKTMSASVDAVTIHSHLWQTKKPATPKKVVPATQS